In a single window of the Equus quagga isolate Etosha38 chromosome 7, UCLA_HA_Equagga_1.0, whole genome shotgun sequence genome:
- the THOC3 gene encoding THO complex subunit 3 yields MAVPAAAMGPSALGQSGPGSMASWCSVTSGPTRYVLGMQELFRGHSKTREFPAHSAKVHSVAWSCDGRRLASGSFDKTASVFLLEKDRLVKENNYRGHGDSVDQLCWHPSNPDLFVTASGDKTIRIWDVRTTKCIATVNTKGENINICWSPDGQTIAVGNKDDVVTFIDAKTHRSKAEEQFKFEVNEISWNNDNNMFFLTNGNGCINILSYPELKPVQSINAHPSNCICIKFDPMGKYFATGSADALVSLWDVDELVCVRCFSRLDWPVRTLSFSHDGKMLASASEDHFIDIAEVETGDKLWEVQCESPTFTVAWHPKRPLLAFACDDKDGKYDSSREAGTVKLFGLPNDS; encoded by the exons ATGGCGGTCCCCGCGGCGGCCATGGGGCCCTCGGCCCTGGGCCAGAGCGGTCCCGGCTCCATGGCCTCCTGGTGCTCAGTGACCAGCGGCCCGACGCGCTACGTGCTTGGGATGCAGGAGCTGTTCCGGGGCCACAGCAAGACGCGCGAGTTCCCGGCGCACAGCGCCAAGGTGCACTCGGTGGCCTGGAGCTGCGACGGACGTCGCCTGGCCTCGGGGTCCTTCGACAAGACGGCTAGCGTCTTCTTGCTGGAGAAGGACCGGTTG GTCAAAGAAAACAATTATCGGGGACATGGGGATAGTGTGGACCAGCTTTGTTGGCATCCAAGCAATCCCGACCTCTTTGTTACTGCGTCTGGAGACAAAACCATTCGCATCTGGGATGTGAGGACGACCAAATGCATTGCCACTGTGAACACTAAAG GGGAGAACATTAATATCTGCTGGAGTCCCGACGGGCAGACCATTGCTGTAGGCAACAAGGATGATGTGGTGACCTTTATTGATGCCAAAACACACCGTTCCAAAGCAGAGGAGCAGTTCAAGTTTGAGGTCAATGAAATCTCCTGGAACAATGACAATAACATGTTCTTCCTGACAAATGGCAACGGTTGTATCAACATCCTCAG CTACCCAGAGCTGAAGCCTGTGCAGTCCATCAACGCCCATCCTTCCAACTGCATCTGTATCAAGTTTGACCCCATGGGGAAGTACTTTGCCACAGGAAGTGCGGACGCTTTGGTCAGCCTCTGGGATGTGGATGAGTTAGTGTGTGTTCGGTGCTTTTCCAG GCTGGATTGGCCTGTGAGGACCCTCAGTTTTAGCCATGATGGGAAAATGCTGGCATCGGCATCAGAAGATCATTTTATTGACATTGCTGAAGTAGAGACAG GTGACAAGCTATGGGAGGTGCAATGTGAGTCCCCAACCTTCACTGTGGCTTGGCACCCCAAGAGACCTCTGCTGGCATTTGCTTGTGATGACAAAGACGGCAAATATGACAGCAGTCGGGAAGCAGGAACTGTGAAGCTGTTTGGGCTTCCTAACGATTCCTGA